A stretch of the Burkholderiales bacterium genome encodes the following:
- the alaC gene encoding alanine transaminase has protein sequence MQDFSRIKRLPPYVFNITGDLKAAARKRGEDIIDFGMGNPDGATPKHIVDKLIEAVQRPDTHRYSVSKGIWRLRKAICNWYKVRYGVEFDPDREAIVTIGSKEGIAHLALATLDAGDIVLVPNPSYPIHIYGPVIAGADIRHVRMTPGVNFFDELEKAIRDSYPKPKMLILNFPSNPTAQCVDLAFFERIVALAREHHIYVAHDLAYADIVFDDYKAPSIMQVEGAREIAVEFFTLSKSYNMPGWRVGFMVGNTDLIAALSRMKSYHDYGTFAPIQIASILALEGPQDSVEQIRLTYEKRRDVLCKGLHAINWMAEIPRATMFVWAQIPEPYRALGSLEFSKKLLIDAKVAVSPGVGFGEYGDDHVRFSLIENEARTRQALRGIKDMFRKDGLL, from the coding sequence ATGCAAGATTTCTCCCGTATCAAGCGACTTCCTCCGTACGTCTTCAACATCACGGGCGATCTGAAAGCGGCAGCGCGCAAACGCGGCGAAGATATCATCGACTTCGGTATGGGCAACCCCGATGGCGCGACGCCGAAGCACATCGTCGACAAGCTGATCGAAGCCGTGCAGCGGCCGGATACGCATCGCTACTCGGTATCCAAAGGGATATGGCGGCTGCGCAAGGCGATATGCAATTGGTATAAAGTGCGCTACGGCGTCGAGTTCGATCCGGATCGCGAAGCCATCGTCACCATCGGCTCGAAAGAAGGCATCGCCCATCTGGCTCTCGCTACGCTGGATGCCGGCGACATCGTGCTGGTGCCGAATCCGAGCTATCCGATACATATCTACGGCCCGGTGATCGCCGGCGCCGATATTCGCCACGTGCGGATGACTCCCGGCGTCAATTTTTTCGACGAGCTCGAAAAAGCGATTCGCGATTCGTATCCGAAGCCCAAGATGCTGATCCTGAATTTTCCGAGCAACCCGACGGCGCAATGCGTCGATCTTGCTTTTTTCGAGCGCATCGTGGCGCTCGCGCGCGAACACCACATTTATGTGGCGCACGATCTCGCTTATGCCGACATCGTGTTCGATGATTACAAGGCGCCGTCGATCATGCAGGTCGAAGGCGCGCGCGAAATCGCGGTCGAGTTTTTCACGCTGTCGAAAAGCTACAACATGCCGGGCTGGCGGGTCGGCTTCATGGTCGGCAATACGGATTTGATTGCGGCGCTTTCGCGCATGAAAAGCTATCACGACTACGGCACGTTCGCGCCGATCCAGATCGCTTCCATCCTCGCGCTCGAAGGTCCGCAGGACAGCGTGGAGCAGATCCGCCTGACCTATGAAAAGCGGCGCGACGTGTTGTGCAAAGGTCTGCACGCGATAAACTGGATGGCCGAAATTCCGCGCGCGACCATGTTCGTGTGGGCGCAAATTCCCGAACCGTATCGCGCGCTCGGCTCGCTGGAGTTTTCCAAGAAGCTGCTGATCGATGCCAAAGTCGCGGTCTCGCCGGGTGTCGGATTCGGCGAATACGGTGACGATCACGTGCGCTTTTCACTGATCGAGAATGAGGCGAGGACGCGCCAGGCTTTGCGCGGCATCAAGGACATGTTTCGCAAAGATGGCTTGCTGTGA
- a CDS encoding GAF domain-containing protein gives MPPIPANEFERLKTLRGYCVLDTEPEAVFDELTQVASRICNTPIALISLIDENRQWFKSRVGLDAAETPREMAFCAHALSQSELLEVPDTFDDARFAMNPLVTGAPNIRFYAGAPLIAPNSCMLGTLCAIDYVPRKLTTAQRSALQALSRAVVAEMELRKRMRELTSVV, from the coding sequence ATGCCGCCCATTCCAGCTAACGAATTCGAGCGTTTGAAAACGCTGCGCGGTTACTGCGTTCTCGATACCGAACCGGAAGCCGTGTTCGACGAGCTCACGCAAGTCGCCTCGCGCATTTGCAATACGCCGATCGCGCTGATCAGCCTGATCGACGAAAACCGGCAGTGGTTCAAATCACGTGTCGGTCTGGACGCCGCGGAAACGCCTCGGGAAATGGCGTTCTGTGCGCACGCATTATCACAGTCCGAATTGCTTGAAGTGCCCGACACATTCGACGACGCGCGCTTCGCAATGAATCCGCTCGTGACCGGAGCGCCGAACATCCGCTTTTACGCAGGTGCGCCGCTGATTGCACCGAATAGCTGCATGCTCGGCACGTTGTGCGCAATCGACTACGTCCCACGCAAGTTAACGACGGCGCAGCGCAGCGCGCTGCAAGCGTTATCACGAGCCGTCGTGGCCGAGATGGAATTGCGCAAGCGCATGCGCGAGCTTACTTCGGTCGT
- a CDS encoding homoserine dehydrogenase: MKPINVGLLGIGTVGGGTFAVLRRNRAEIARRAGRDITLKMIADKDVDKARKLAGDSATVTADAFELVDHPEIDIVVELIGGTGIARQLVLRAIENRKHVITANKALLAQHGNEIFAAAQKNGVMVAFEAAVAGGIPIIKALREGLTANRIEWIAGIINGTSNFILSDMRERGTSFDDALKDAQRLGYAEYDPTFDIEGIDAAHKLTIMAAIAFGIPMQFERAYIEGIAKLTRADIGYAEQLGYRIKLLGITKRKPNGIELRVHPTLIPARRLIANVEGVMNAILVKGDAVGATLYYGAGAGAEPTASAVVADLVDVTRMHTADPNHRVPHLAFQPDQLSDAPILPIAEVETSYYLRLRAFDKPGVLADITRILADLNISIDAMVQKEPGEGEEQVDIIMLTHQTIEKNIDAALRKIEKLPAIAAPVTRIRLEQLNRN; this comes from the coding sequence ATGAAGCCGATCAACGTCGGCCTGCTCGGCATCGGCACCGTCGGCGGCGGGACTTTTGCGGTGTTGCGCCGCAATCGGGCAGAGATCGCGCGCCGCGCCGGCCGCGACATCACGCTGAAAATGATCGCCGACAAGGATGTCGACAAAGCCAGAAAGCTCGCCGGCGATTCGGCGACGGTGACGGCGGATGCGTTCGAACTCGTCGATCATCCCGAGATCGACATTGTCGTCGAACTGATCGGCGGCACCGGCATCGCCAGGCAGCTTGTGCTGCGCGCAATCGAAAATCGCAAGCACGTGATCACCGCCAACAAGGCGCTGCTTGCCCAGCACGGCAACGAGATTTTTGCCGCCGCCCAGAAGAATGGCGTGATGGTCGCATTCGAGGCGGCGGTGGCCGGCGGCATTCCGATCATCAAGGCGCTGCGCGAAGGGCTGACCGCGAACCGCATCGAATGGATCGCCGGCATCATAAACGGCACCAGCAATTTCATTCTGTCGGACATGCGCGAGCGCGGCACGAGCTTCGATGACGCGCTGAAAGATGCGCAGCGCCTCGGCTATGCCGAATACGATCCGACCTTCGATATCGAGGGCATCGACGCCGCGCACAAGCTGACCATCATGGCGGCGATCGCGTTCGGCATTCCGATGCAGTTCGAGCGCGCTTATATCGAAGGAATAGCGAAACTGACGCGCGCCGATATCGGCTACGCGGAACAGCTTGGCTATCGAATCAAGCTGCTCGGCATTACCAAGCGCAAGCCGAACGGCATCGAACTGCGCGTGCATCCGACCCTGATTCCAGCGCGGCGCCTGATCGCCAATGTCGAGGGCGTGATGAACGCGATCCTGGTCAAAGGCGATGCCGTCGGCGCGACCTTGTACTATGGCGCCGGCGCCGGCGCCGAACCGACCGCCTCGGCCGTCGTCGCCGATCTGGTTGATGTCACGCGCATGCACACGGCCGATCCGAACCATCGCGTACCGCATCTGGCGTTTCAGCCCGACCAGCTGTCGGATGCGCCGATTCTGCCGATCGCGGAAGTCGAAACTTCGTACTACCTGCGCTTGCGCGCTTTCGATAAACCCGGCGTACTCGCCGACATCACGCGCATCCTCGCCGATTTGAATATTTCGATCGACGCAATGGTGCAGAAGGAGCCCGGCGAAGGCGAAGAACAGGTCGATATCATCATGCTCACGCATCAGACCATCGAGAAGAACATCGACGCCGCGCTGCGCAAAATTGAAAAGCTGCCGGCCATCGCTGCACCCGTCACGCGCATCCGGCTGGAGCAGTTGAACCGGAACTGA